A genomic stretch from Caloenas nicobarica isolate bCalNic1 chromosome 3, bCalNic1.hap1, whole genome shotgun sequence includes:
- the LOC135987780 gene encoding cullin-9-like isoform X9 gives MVNERHNGNLLVHLGPKLQAYPQELLRQRRGRDGQPEYLIQWSVVSLEEGAVGGDGASCAETKPENISMWMSAEEVCASCPTLLGKRKLEGQWVKEEKAASPFAADVPLDEASLLEMKADVRSLVQRARRQMGESGAPESFILNTIHILSAYASIGSLVGAFKETGALDLLMKMLCHKEKQIRHSASKMLRALASHDAGSRAYVLLSLSQQDGIEQHMDFDSRYTLLELFAETTSSEEHHMSFEGIHIPQIPGKLLFVLVKHYLCVTSLLDKLSSDVEQGGQQQDCTVPSLLPEERSRVKQEFEFSMAMANLILELAHVMGWDHSHKPEPLPGQELQPRTTRSIFQHGATSCTAAQMPGLSSNHGPHKKQGRAFLTPSDFADRSGYVEYLRANLLRGMRVRLLEDCGDVRAGEEGECLQSTNSMHTVQVLWQSTGRTYWVHRHMLEIICFGDQWEDPAAQEKECSLIESSNLDTVAQPFFCKPFEGLYSLPYLGEQPSKASEALSRAEWWELLFFVKKLEAQGQKEITCLIQQDQEEQLSKVDEEALIQLSVPAELAQKVLQVLEKRCQGSTQRNLRGSHIYAKYFLGRRAEQEGRVSTAVSLEGAGCRSNGPETTVAKAAKEELSTSTVPPQALTAVAKSDSQLFSELLEREGLFFPEVPEEQIRVLGSSDEASERGSLAKMAAVVDVIQSSSSELGLCLAGLKHIMKILEEEPEPEPRVGKVQAGLGTRSVGEKLVKVVVELLSTEVAEKALVVVTLRLLAMLMVKYDWRVAFATEGGVCAVLASMQQHASSALVQQAGLVALKVLVGAVAGEPGGASGKILPLNQADAQMMREIFASIGSASSEGSASLLSAIPAAVSTMQRVPGGSSGVQNGLLVVNMLIDGHRGLAEQLLSCDLHTVLQSCWWDRQSTGCPQAMLALSAINRLAEHRLPLRLEMAGREVPLGLGDVQTLLGSLGDNSTLSKEVVVVLERQLCAEGPVPSGEAAQLLQDHGCFRLLLRSLKLLGTEKAMSLSILRILNKFLEGYQEDVLPWHECVEPCLFSLSAHSSDGEQVVQEVVGFLHRLASASKDCAVVMCRAGSREALAKALDKHHTAPSQAPALLDLVTDCEKYSSLCRKLTTSILAGCIQLVLGQIEEHRRSQQPISIPFFDVFLRNLCRGSSVEVKEDKCWEKVQVSSNPHRASKLTDRNPKTYWESNGSTGSHFITVHMQCGVLVREMSMLVASEDSSYMPARVVVLGGDSPTTIRTELNAVTILPSDSRVVLLENMTRFWPVIQIRVKRCQQGGIDTRVRGIEVLGPKPTFWPVFREQLCWRTFLSYTVQAHAWCQEICQDRGRLLQLFGRHYLGDRLLAQGSSWLEGAVVEQIGLCFPSRFPQEMLRNLAESEELQQQFYLFRLQEQDKWLLELDTGLDEVLGTASVADVPEVKVLALSPRCWPVSPFCYMDEPGRFFSAALRSPLDEFAAFCRQSQSQLGWERLKPRRLQWTWLGHAELQFGDCVLHVSTLQMYILLCFNSAEEVAVEALLQATGLPAELLHHALTPLTHSEGVLVRSCTPGGVLQLNQAALACASGRHLRLLPQQRYLRVEKADVSTLERKRNVLCCLITRILKVEKQLHIDNLVFRVIDACQKGELCPGLQFLSFFCHSVDVLSCVLHLLNQGYLRRQEERPHVLEYISAEPTTPLGGQAQMVFQSRPPEASLDDGDTDCLYRLNPGIGRLEEFLMAMLQMPVGHTLSPEEAKLLMNQTVQQVQDTLSIPSDVAQHLLMHCRWNVDFLIQCYVENPETLLISSGLQVQDAQPPPSPGTHCPVCVNQLCPTEKPPTLCCMHYCCKPCWSEYLATRIEQNMVVSCTCPISECCAQPTAAFICSIISSEEIIAKYEKALLRGYVECCSNLTWCTNPQGCDQILLKDGLGYGAACSKCSWISCFSCNFPEAHYPASCSHMSQWVDDNGYYEGMTSEAQSKHLAKLISKHCPSCQAQIEKNEGCLHMTCVKCNHDFCWRCLKPWRPTHKDYYNCSAMVSKAAWQEKRFQDYNERCIFHHRAREFATSLRNRVSSISVMPKIRTLTFVLDACKMLEQARKVLAYSCVYSYYNQDTESMDIVEQQTENLELHTNALQILLEETLLQYQDLDSSLQLLKAEHFSAGLELVHQIKQRLFAILWQSTQQDFHVGLQTLADPGQRKVKLSNVPTSVSACVGPKHTISCDSHNLDEGGKEAEDEEYEPQWQEDYDDDDDLDEDNFLFDDESDNLDCDSYFDDDDAYD, from the exons ATGGTGAATGAGAGGCACAATGGCAACCTGCTTGTGCACCTGGGACCCAAACTGCAGGCCTACCCACAGGAGCTGctccggcagcggcggggccgtgACGGCCAGCCCGAGTACCTGATCCAGTGGAGTGTTGTCAGCTTGGAAGAGGGAGCAGTGGGAGGCGATGGTGCCTCCTGTGCAGAGACCAAGCCAGAGAACATCTCCATGTGGATGTCTGCAGAAGAGGTCTGTGCTAGCTGCCCGACACTGCTGGGCAAGAGGAAGCTGGAAGGGCAGTgggtgaaagaggagaaggcAGCCAGCCCATTTGCTGCAGATGTCCCACTGGATGAAGCCTCGTTGCTGGAGATGAAGGCTGATGTCAGGAGCCTGGTGCAGCGAGCCAGGCGGCAGATGGGTGAGAGCGGGGCCCCCGAGTCCTTCATCCTCAACACCATCCACATCCTGAGCGCGTATGCCAGCATTGGCTCGCTGGTGGGTGCCTTCAAGGAGACGGGAGCCCTGGACTTGCTGATGAAGATGCTGTGCCACAAGGAGAAGCAAATCCGCCACAGTGCCAGCAAGATGCTGAGGGCCCTGGCTTCGCATGATGCAG ggagcagagcctATGTCTTGCTGTCCCTGAGCCAGCAGGATGGCATTGAGCAGCACATGGACTTTGACAGTCGCTACACCTTGCTGGAGCTGTTTGCTGAGACAACATCTTCTGAAGAGCACCACATGTCCTTTGAGGGGATTCACATTCCCCAG ATCcctgggaagctgctgtttgTCCTGGTGAAACACTACCTGTGTGTCACTTCTCTCCTGGACAAGCTCAGCAGTGATGtggagcagggagggcagcagcaggactgcaCTGTGCCCAGCCTGCTCCCTGAGGAGAGGAGCCGTGTGAAGCAGGAGTTTGAGTTCAGCATGGCCATGGCAAACCTCATCTTGGAGCTGGCGCACGTGATGGGCTGGGACCACAGCCACAAGCCAGAGCCGCTACCtggacaggagctgcagcctcGCACCACCCGTTCCATCTTCCAGCATGGGGCCACATCCTGCACTGCTGCCCAAATGCCTGGGCTCAGTTCAAATCATGGTCCCCACAAAAAGCAGGGTCGtgccttcctgaccccatcAGACTTTGCAGACCGCAGTGGCTATGTGGAGTACTTAAGGGCAAACCTCCTGCGTGGCATGCGGGTGCGCTTGCTCGAGGACTGTGGTGATGTTAGAGCTGGGGAGGAAGGCGAGTGTCTTCAGAGCACTAACAGCATGCACACAGTACAG GTTTTATGGCAGTCAACAGGTCGGACCTACTGGGTGCATCGGCACATGTTGGAGATCATTTGCTTTGGAGACCAGTGGGAAGATCCTGCTGCTCAGGAAAAAGAATGTAGTCTGATAGAGAGCTCTAATCTAGATACAG tTGCACAGCCGTTTTTCTGCAAGCCCTTTGAGGGGCTGTACTCCCTGCCATACCTGGGGGAGCAGCCGTCCAAGGCTTCAGAGGCCCTGAGCCGTGCCGAGTGGTGGGAGCTGCTCTTCTTCGTGAAGAAGCTGGAAGCACAAGGGCAGAAGGAGATCACCTGTCTCATCCAGCAGGACCAGGAGGAGCAG CTGTCAAAGGTGGATGAAGAAGCCCTGATCCAGCTATCGGTACCTGCGGAGCTGGCCCAGAAGGTGCTGCAGGTCTTGGAGAAGCGGTGCCAGGGCAGCACCCAGCGTAACCTGCGTGGATCCCACATCTACGCCAAATACTTCCTTGGTAGGAGAGCTGAGCAGGAAGGCAGGGTGAGCACTGCAGTGTCCTTGGAgggtgctggctgcaggagcaATGGCCCTGAAACCACAGTGGCCAAGGCAGCAAAGGAAGAGCTTTCCACATCCACAGTGCCACCCCAAGCGCTCACTGCGGTGGCAAAGTCGGATTCCCAGCTGTTCAGCGAGCTCCTTGAGAGGGAAGGGCTGTTCTTCCCAGAGGTGCCAGAGGAGCAGATCAGAG TGCTGGGCAGCTCCGATGAGGCGAGCGAGAGGGGCTCACTGGCCAAGATGGCAGCCGTGGTGGACGTgatccagagcagcagctcagagctggggctgtgcttAGCCGGGCTCAAGCACATCATGAAGATCCTGGAGGAGGAGCCTGAGCCCGAGCCGCGAGTCGGCAAAgtccaggctgggctggggaccagGAGTGTTGG GGAGAAGCTGGTGAAGGTGGTGGTGGAGCTGCTGAGCACTGAGGTGGCAGAGAAGGCCCTGGTGGTGGTGACGCTGCGGCTGCTGGCCATGCTGATGGTGAAATACGACTGGCGTGTGGCATTTGCCACAGAGGGCGGTGTGTGTGCCGTGCTGGCCAGCATGCAGCAGCACGCCTCCTCCGCCCTGGTGCAGCAGGCCGGCCTGGTG GCCCTGAaggtgctggtgggagctgtggcCGGCGAGCCAGGAGGTGCCAGTGGGAAGATCTTGCCCCTGAACCAGGCTGATGCGCAGATGATGCGAGAGATCTTTGCCAGCATTGGCTCTGCTTCCAGCGAGGGCTCGGCAAGCCTGCTGAGTGCCATCCCTGCTGCCGTGAGCACCATGCAGAGAGTGCCAGG gggCTCCTCAGGCGTGCAGAATGGGTTGCTGGTGGTGAACATGCTGATCGATGGCCACCGgggcctggcagagcagctgttGAGCTGTGACCTCCACAcggtgctgcagagctgctggtgggacagGCAGAGCACCGGCTGCCCTCAGGCTATGCTGGCCCTCAGTGCCATCAACCGCTTGGCAGAGCACCGGCTGCCTCTGCGCCTGGAGATGGCAG GCAGAGAGGTGCCACTGGGCCTGGGGGACGTGCAGACactgctgggcagcctgggggACAACAGCACCTTGTCcaaggaggtggtggtggtccTGGAGCGGCAACTCTGTGCCGAAGGCCCCGTCCCCTCTGGTGaggcagcccagctgctgcaggaccacGGGTGCTTCAGGTTGCTGCTGCGCAGCttgaagctgctggggacagagaaggCCATGAGCTTGAGCATCCTCAG GATCCTGAACAAGTTCCTGGAGGGTTACCAGGAGGATGTGCTGCCTTGGCACGAGTGTGTGGAGCCCTGtttgttctccctgagtgcgCACAGCAGCGATGGGGAG CAGGTGGTGCAGGAGGTTGTGGGCTTCTTGCACCGCCTGGCCAGTGCCAGCAAGGACTGCGCCGTGGTGATGTGCCGTGCGGGCTCTCGTGAGGCTCTGGCCAAAGCCCTGGACAAGCACCACACAGCCCCGTCACAGGCACCAGCCCTGCTCGACCTGGTGACCGACTGCGAGAAGTACAGCAGCCTCTGCAGGAAGCTGACAACCAGCATCTTGGCTGGCTGCATCCAG CTGGTGCTGGGGCAGATAGAGGAGCACCGCCGGAGCCAGCAGCCCATCAGCATCCCCTTCTTTGACGTCTTTCTGCGCAACCTGTGCCGAG GCTCCAGCGTGGAGGTGAAGGAGGACAAGTGTTGGGAGAAGGTGCAGGTCTCCTCCAACCCCCACCGGGCCAGCAAGCTGACAGACAGGAACCCCAAGACCTACTGGGAGTCAAACGGCAGCACCGGCTCCCACTTCATCACTGTCCACATGCAGTGTGGGGTGCTGGTCAG GGAGATGAGCATGCTGGTGGCCAGCGAGGACTCCAGCTACATGCCGGCCCGTGTCGTGGTGCTGGGGGGCGACAGCCCAACCACCATCAGAACCGAGCTCAACGCG GTGACCATCCTGCCTTCAGACAGCAGAGTGGTCCTGCTGGAGAACATGACCCGCTTCTGGCCCGTCATCCAGATCCGGGTGAAGCGATGCCAGCAG GGCGGCATTGACACACGTGTGCGTGGCATCGAGGTGCTGGGTCCCAAGCCCACGTTCTGGCCCGTCTTcagggagcagctgtgctggcgAACGTTCCTCTCCTACACTGTTCAGGCTCATGCCTGGTGCCAGGAGATCTGCCAGGACCGGGGACGACTACTGCAGCTCTTTGGCAG GCACTACCTGGGGGACCGGCTCCTGGCGCAAGGGTCGTCTTGGCTGGAAGGAGCTGTCGTGGAGCAGATTGGGCTGTGCTTCCCCAGCCGCTTCCCCCAGGAGATGCTGAGGAACTTGGCCGAGTCAGAGGAGCTCCAGCAGCAGTTTTACCTCTTccggctgcaggagcaggacaagtggctgctggagctggacaCGGGCCTGGACGAG gtgctggggacagcctCGGTGGCAGATGTGCCGGAGGTGAAGGTGCTGGCCCTGTCCCCACGCTGCTGGCCCGTGTCCCCATTCTGCTACATGGATGAACCTGGGAGGTTTTTCTCAGCTGCCCTGAGGTCCCCTCTGGATGAgtttgctgccttctgcaggcaGA GCCAgagccagctgggctgggagcgcTTGAAGCCTCGGCGGCTGCAGTGGACATGGCTGGGCCATGCCGAGCTGCAGTTTGGAGACTGCGTCCTCCACGTGTCCACCCTGCAGATGTACATCCTGCTGTGTTTCAACAGTGCTGAG gaggtggctgtggAGGCCCTGCTGCAGGCCACCGGGCTCCcggctgagctgctgcaccaCGCTCTGACACCGCTGACCCACAGCGAGGGTGTCCTGGTGCGGAGCTGCACGCCGGGAG GTGTGCTACAGTTGAACCAGGCAGCCCTGGCCTGTGCCTCTGGCCGCCACCTGaggctgctgccccagcagagGTACCTGCGGGTGGAGAAGGCTGACGTCAGCACcctggaaaggaagaggaatgtCCTTTGCTGCCTCATCACTCGCATCCTCAAGGTGGAGAAGCAGCTCCACATTGACAACCTGGTGTTTAGG GTGATTGATGCCTGTCAGAAGGGCGAGTTGTGTCCAGGGCTGCAGTTCTTGAGCTTCTTCTGCCACAGTGTGGACGTGCTGTCCTGTGTCCTGCACTTACTGAACCAGGGCTATCTCCGGCGCCAGGAGGAGAGGCCTCATGTCTTGGAATACATCTCTGCTGAACCCACAACACCTCTTGGGGGCCAGGCACAGATGGTTTTTCAGAGCAGGCCACCAGAGGCATCTCTGGATGATGGCGACACAGACTGCCTATATCG GTTGAATCCTGGCATAGGCAGGTTGGAGGAGTTTCTCATGGCAATGCTGCAGATGCCAGTGGGGCACACACTTAGTCCAGAGGAGGCGAAGCTGCTCATGAACCAGACAGTACAGCAGGTCCAGGATACTCTGAGCATCCCAAGTGATGTTGCTCAGCACCTCCTCATGCACTGCAGGTGGAATGTGGACTTCCTGATCCAGTGCTATGTGGAGAACCCTGAGACCCTGCTCATCTCCTCGGGGCTGCAAGTGCAGGATGCCCAGCCCCCTCCAAGTCCAGGAACCCACTGCCCAGTCTGTGTGAACCAGCTGTGTCCCACTGAGAAGCCACCAACCCTCTGCTGTATGCACTACTGCTGCAAG CCCTGTTGGAGTGAGTATCTCGCGACTCGCATTGAACAGAACATGGTTGTCAGCTGCACCTGTCCCATATCTGAGTGCTGTGCACAGCCAACTGCAGCTTTCATTTGTTCCATCATTTCCTCCGAAGAGATTATAGCCAAG TATGAAAAAGCCCTCCTCAGAGGCTACGTTGAGTGTTGTTCCAACCTGACATGGTGCACCAACCCTCAGGGCTGTGATCAGATCCTCCTCAAAGATGGACTTGGTTAtggggcagcctgttccaagtgCTCCTGGATATCCTGCTTCAGCTGCAACTTTccagag GCCCATTATCCCGCCAGCTGCAGCCACATGTCTCAGTGGGTGGATGACAATGGGTATTACGAGGGAATGACAAGTGAAGCCCAAAGCAAACATCTGGCAAAGCTCATTTCAAAGCATTGCCCAAGCTGCCAGGCTCAGATAGAGAAAAATGAGGGGTGCCTGCA TATGACGTGTGTGAAGTGTAATCATGACTTCTGTTGGCGTTGCCTCAAGCCCTGGAGGCCAACTCATAAGGATTATTACAACTGCTCTGCTATG GTGAGCAAAGCAGCTTGGCAGGAGAAGCGTTTTCAGGATTACAATGAGAGATGCATCTTTCATCATCGTGCAAGG GAATTTGCCACGAGTCTGAGGAACAGGGTTTCTTCTATCAGTGTGATGCCAAAAATTAGGACT